In the Mya arenaria isolate MELC-2E11 chromosome 11, ASM2691426v1 genome, one interval contains:
- the LOC128208144 gene encoding beta-2-glycoprotein 1-like isoform X2 yields the protein MNYITVTALLNGITFVLCDCGSLPVVENSSNNATVQGTYPVDYTVRYKCNVGHKPDGTVVIVCGGGGWQGELRCQEVYCPALNPPDNGRILDSPSYKIGSYINFECNEGYELKGTSQLLCRTDLQFDSAPPKCKVKMCPEFGPVVNGRTFQENAGGIENDYGSVIKVTCNSGYIIHGTSHVTCQADGTWSIRPVCKGISCPPFKGMGANCIDKVLLYHTLYYMTCKNAPHTRVAGPTEDEPNVCQNDGSWQFHEFACYCSCNMTSYNRNIMAIDNLVQGYLPHGEVLQWSCNHGCTKNTTDDLRCLDGEMAMPQCDCPFITTITTPVRKDMTPDGKTNGNSPMRPKPATSPVWVIILIVSVGVTGIVGIGICAYQKLVNTNHKVDYLRDI from the exons ATGAACTACATAACAGTTACTGCACTTCTTAACG gAATAACGTTCGTATTGTGTGACTGTGGCAGCCTGCCGGTCGTGGAGAATTCATCTAACAATGCCACAGTGCAGGGTACATACCCAGTCGACTATACTGTGAGATATAAGTGTAATGTGGGGCATAAGCCAGACGGGACTGTCGTGATTGTGTGCGGTGGCGGGGGCTGGCAGGGGGAACTCCGGTGTCAGGAGGTCTACTGCCCAGCTCTTAACCCACCAGACAACGGAAGGATTTTAGACTCCCCTTCCTACAAAATTGGTAGCTATATAAATTTCGAGTGTAATGAGGGTTATGAATTGAAAGGTACCAGCCAACTACTGTGCCGGACTGACTTACAGTTCGACAGTGCGCCTCCAAAATGCAAAGTGAAAATGTGTCCCGAATTTGGGCCTGTTGTGAATGGCAGaacttttcaagaaaatgcTGGAGGTATAGAAAATGACTACGGAAGCGTGATTAAAGTCACCTGTAACTCAGGCTATATCATACATGGAACCTCTCATGTGACGTGCCAGGCGGATGGGACTTGGAGCATTAGACCAGTGTGTAAGGGAATCTCTTGTCCACCATTCAAAGGTATGGGCGCAAATTGTATAGACAAGGTCTTACTTTACCATACATTGTACTACATGACCTGCAAAAATGCTCCTCACACAAGAGTTGCCGGGCCGACTGAAGATGAACCGAACGTTTGTCAGAATGATGGATCATGGCAGTTCCATGAGTTCGCTTGCTACTGCAGCTGTAACATGACCAGTTACAACAGAAACATCATGGCGATCGACAATCTGGTACAGGGATACCTGCCTCACGGGGAGGTGCTGCAGTGGTCGTGTAACCATGGCTGCACCAAAAACACAACTGACGATCTACGGTGTCTTGACGGAGAGATGGCCATGCCGCAGTGTGACTGTCCCTTCATCACCACAATAACAACACCTGTCAGAAAAGATATGACACCCGATGGCAAAACAAATGGAAACTCTCCAATGAGGCCGAAGCCTGCCACCTCTCCAGTGTGGGTCATCATCCTCATTGTTTCAGTAGGGGTCACTGGAATCGTTGGCATTGGAATATGTGCTTATCAGAAGTTGGTTAATACAAATCACAAGGTTGACTATTTAAGAGATATTTAA
- the LOC128208144 gene encoding sushi, von Willebrand factor type A, EGF and pentraxin domain-containing protein 1-like isoform X1 produces MNYITVTVLLNGITFVLCDCGSLSVVENSSNNATVQGTYPVNYAVRFTCNVGHEPDGTVVFVCGGGGWIGELQCREVYCPALNPPDNGRIIGSPSYKVGSFITFECNEGYELKGSNQLLCRTNLQFDSSPPVCKVKMCTEFGIVENGRTFQENAGGIENDYESVIKVTCNSGYIIHGTSYVTCQADGTWSNRPTCKGISCPPFIGMNATCIDKFLLYTTLYYMTCSNAPNTRVAGTTEDDPNVCQNDGSWQFQEFACYCSCNLTSYDRNIMKIDNLVQGYLPHGKVLQWSCNHGCTKNTTDDLQCLDGVMAMPECNCTLTTVMTTPVRTDGNSTLSSKLPPFTLTTVMTTPVRTDGNSTLSSKLPPFTKDMTPDGNTNENSPMSPKPAAFPVWAIILIALVVVI; encoded by the exons ATGAACTATATTACAGTTACTGTACTTCTTAACG gaatAACGTTCGTATTGTGTGACTGTGGCAGCCTGTCGGTCGTGGAGAATTCATCCAACAATGCCACAGTGCAGGGCACATACCCAGTCAACTATGCAGTCCGCTTCACGTGTAATGTGGGGCATGAGCCAGACGGGACTGTCGTGTTTGTGTGCGGTGGCGGGGGCTGGATCGGGGAGCTGCAGTGTCGGGAGGTCTACTGCCCAGCTCTAAACCCACCAGACAACGGAAGGATTATAGGCTCCCCTTCGTACAAAGTTGGCAGCTTTATTACTTTCGAGTGCAATGAGGGTTATGAATTGAAAGGATCCAACCAATTACTCTGCCGAACTAACTTACAATTCGATAGTTCGCCTCCAGTATGCAAAGTGAAAATGTGTACAGAATTTGGGATTGTTGAGAATGGCAGaacttttcaagaaaatgcTGGAGGTATAGAAAATGACTACGAAAGTGTAATTAAAGTCACCTGTAACTCAGGCTATATCATACATGGAACCTCTTATGTGACGTGCCAGGCGGATGGGACTTGGAGCAATAGACCAACATGTAAGGGAATTTCGTGTCCACCATTCATAGGTATGAACGCAACCTGTATTGACAAGTTCTTACTCTACACTACTTTATACTACATGACCTGCAGTAATGCTCCTAACACAAGAGTTGCCGGGACGACTGAAGATGACCCGAACGTTTGTCAGAATGATGGATCATGGCAGTTTCAGGAGTTTGCCTGCTACTGCAGCTGTAACCTGACCAGTTACGACAGAAACATCATGAAGATCGACAATCTGGTACAGGGATACCTGCCCCACGGGAAGGTGCTGCAGTGGTCGTGTAACCACGGCTGCACCAAAAACACAACTGACGACCTACAGTGTCTGGACGGAGTGATGGCCATGCCGGAGTGTAACTGCACCTTAACCACCGTAATGACAACACCTGTCAGAACAGATGGAAACTCTACTCTCAGCTCGAAGTTACCTCCCTTCACCTTAACCACCGTAATGACAACACCTGTCAGAACAGATGGAAACTCTACTCTCAGCTCGAAGTTACCTCCCTTCACCAAGGATATGACACCCGATGGCAACACAAATGAAAACTCTCCAATGAGCCCGAAGCCTGCCGCCTTTCCAGTGTGGGCCATCATCCTTATTGCTTTAGTAGTGGTCATTTGA
- the LOC128208146 gene encoding E-selectin-like — protein sequence MNYITVTVLLNGITFVLCDCDSLPVVENSSNNATMQGTYPVGYTVRYECNVGHEPDGTVVIVCGGGGWIGELRCREVFCPALNPPDNGRIIGSPSYKVGSFITFECNEGYELKGSSQLLCRTNLQFDSLPPVCKVKMCPEFGPVENGRTFQENAGGIENDYESVIKVTCNSGYIIHGTSHVTCREDGTWSNRPTCKGISCTPFKGMNATCIDKFLLYSTLYYMTCSDAPNTRVAGTTEDEPNVCQNDGSWQFQEFACYCSCNLTNYDGNIMTIDNLVQGYLPHGKVLQWSCKHGCTKNTTDDLRCLDGEMAMPQCDCPFTTTMTTPVRKDMTPDGKMNGNSPMSSKPAAFPVWAIILIVSVGVIGIVGIGIFAYQKLVNTSHNVDHLRDIGDNAKAAVKTNDASIYING from the exons ATGAACTACATAACAGTTACTGTACTTCTTAACG gaatAACGTTCGTATTGTGTGACTGTGACAGCCTGCCGGTCGTGGAGAATTCATCCAACAATGCCACAATGCAGGGCACATACCCAGTTGGCTATACTGTGCGATATGAGTGTAATGTGGGGCATGAGCCAGACGGGACTGTCGTGATTGTGTGCGGTGGCGGGGGCTGGATCGGGGAGCTGCGGTGTCGGGAGGTCTTCTGCCCAGCTCTAAACCCACCAGACAACGGAAGGATTATAGGCTCCCCTTCGTACAAAGTTGGCAGCTTTATTACTTTCGAGTGCAATGAGGGTTATGAATTGAAAGGATCCAGCCAATTACTCTGCCGAACTAACTTACAATTTGACAGTTTGCCTCCAGTATGCAAAGTGAAAATGTGTCCAGAATTTGGGCCTGTTGAGAATGGCAGgacttttcaagaaaatgcTGGAGGTATAGAAAATGACTACGAAAGTGTAATTAAAGTCACCTGTAACTCAGGCTATATCATACATGGAACCTCTCATGTGACGTGCCGGGAAGATGGGACTTGGAGCAATAGACCAACATGTAAGGGAATTTCGTGTACACCATTCAAAGGTATGAATGCAACCTGTATTGACAAGTTCTTACTCTACAGTACTTTGTACTACATGACCTGCAGTGATGCTCCTAACACCAGAGTTGCCGGGACGACTGAAGATGAGCCGAACGTTTGCCAGAATGATGGATCATGGCAGTTTCAGGAGTTTGCTTGCTACTGCAGCTGTAACCTGACCAATTACGACGGAAACATCATGACGATCGACAATCTGGTACAGGGATACCTGCCCCACGGGAAGGTGCTGCAGTGGTCGTGTAAGCACGGCTGCACCAAAAACACAACTGACGATCTACGGTGTCTTGACGGAGAGATGGCCATGCCGCAGTGTGACTGTCCCTTCACCACCACAATGACAACACCTGTCAGAAAAGATATGACACCCGATGGCAAAATGAATGGAAACTCTCCAATGAGCTCGAAGCCTGCCGCCTTTCCAGTGTGGGCCATCATCCTCATTGTTTCAGTAGGGGTCATTGGAATCGTGGGCATTGGAATATTTGCTTATCAGAAGTTGGTTAATACAAGTCACAATGTAGATCATTTAAGAGATATTGGAGATAATGCTAAAGCGGCAGTGAAAACAAATGATGCGAGTATCTATATAAATGGATAA